A single window of Paroedura picta isolate Pp20150507F chromosome 8, Ppicta_v3.0, whole genome shotgun sequence DNA harbors:
- the NDUFB8 gene encoding NADH dehydrogenase [ubiquinone] 1 beta subcomplex subunit 8, mitochondrial — protein sequence MAVARARARAGWRALALLGGRLAGPPRGGCAREASGLPRELLPGPFPRTAEERAAAAKKYNLRVEDYEPLPDDGMGYGDYPKLPDRSQQERDPNYRWDHSDLRRNHGEPVHWNFDMFLRTRIDTSPTVLPWHTMRNILLGIIAFTFFMFGLGEMYSSYQPVGPKQYPYNNLYLERGGDPNQEPQEVKNYEI from the exons ATGGCGGTGGCGAGGGCGAGGGCGCGGGCGGGGTGGCGGgcgctggccctgctgggggggaggctggcGGGGCCCCCCCGCGGCGGCTGTGCCCGGGAAG cgtcggggcttcctcgggagctgctTCCGGGGCCCTTTCCGCGCACGGCGGAGGAGCGCGCGGCGGCCGCCAAGAAGTACAACCTGCGCGTGGAGGACTACGAGCCCCTCCCGGACGACGGCATGGG CTACGGCGACTACCCGAAGCTGCCCGACCGCTCGCAGCAGGAGAGGGACCCCAACTACCGCTGGGACCACAGCGACCTCCGCCGCAACCACGGGGAGCCG GTGCACTGGAATTTTGACATGTTCCTCCGCACACGGATTGACACCAGCCCTACGGTGCTTCCTTGGCACACCATGCGCAACATTCTCCTGGGCATTATTGCCTTCACATTCTTCATGTTTGGTCTTGGGGAGATGTACTCGTCATATCAGCCTGTG GGCCCCAAACAGTATCCCTATAACAATTTGTATCTGGAACGTGGTGGAGATCCCAACCAGGAGCCCCAGGAGGTGAAGAACTACGAGATCTGA